One Aliiroseovarius sediminilitoris DNA window includes the following coding sequences:
- a CDS encoding DUF6603 domain-containing protein, whose amino-acid sequence MSLDAADFGDLEDVLKALGFAGDSGALNEDWLADPITYLKTMLANETQREALLAVMDRLLEGETEIDGEGHQWLPVVASDDGAATFYFVIDDEPETEVHIGLGVRLKTTDPDTATSFFVPLFRAAKEGHSVPDPVLIGHPGGKLILASEIVVDPNPPSGEAGLRSIGLAFTTPTAAGDGDPAVALTLGGLFLPGFSAPRDFSLSVSDLDTLDESALELILGIIQAMADGGATPEITALAGLLGLAGSVPPLPIDGLVNQGPQVLADWFAALMGDSAAKSAWLQAAANLIGGAASLSGDTLAIDLGGGVSVDLVIGVVTGSTGRPVVTPSISFGITQGSARVEVAADLLKLDLGTGAAVAVPALSAQVRLGNSGAPLLVGDPGIEALRAGIALGPLRQPIAILALDQVVIAGNSYEVLDLSTPDAIAEAGTTVIGDVIADLLAQLGPPGTAISVLLGIAPPAGAPGLPTLDLSAFLADPLAAVRNHWLGLLGSHVGDIPEVLGALRGLLADAAVAADPVTGNGTIDTPWRVGITGPVALLIRQPDPGVIELAVGLSATQSELGERCTVLETSIDILIMRADLAAPDAAFAANVTLTIDARGRGTRRTALGDDPLAIAADRVSARFGWSATEGLSVNFAAPNPALIVREIEIPLDIPNFDQGFDALTPQQWDAIEELIGLLGASIAAPWALDILTAIGWRRAGVLAENTAINRLALSDLIADPDAALRAWLGRLISDPGGSLRKVLEPLGRVMSGSRERFGVLSGRGAPDDPLRMNLAPDLGGPALGLWTMPGRAVQGDGQVQSEALRQWRPGDAPLDTASLAAGIVVELASREGLVQASARIAALAAGIDALEARLSGTDGLIVPPDVLPDGATRHEIPNVAGPGLREAVDLEAIFGNLPGTILHLAVANEADAFPFDAAPEDRRIDLRPAGRAPDTFEAPTAAPGEWFIALGPRADVALLSGDPDGTGGQTARLARMFAAFSTVGGDVAVVADAAGAHAAWLAAENVGAGSVNRLLTLGMPLVPAAFSIFDLNPGAEALRTFLGLLPPEDPGTPDDDALGFARAAFGALSGLSRFADPAAELSPPANLPGTVAAGLNLHCVYGIFDRAAIRAGLTAAAAAGLSERASVQAGFEASATVTGAGFGLLLPITPASGGLTVSGHVAVELGAIALDPLPSLTDERSVRLHLEIRRDGGWLLGGPGSGAGAAQELRWIAVDIAVPLGASGPVEAEIRLHDAVVFGLARDVWVLREAGADAAEGVVTTALPEVRVLLSSVVTEILSDPSPEMGALADLLSAIGVIDDLGGLVATALDRVLHEPDAQVRDALLSAARVLDLQGAADTIFAGIPGLSIDIAARSVSFSLAGSAPSLGLPNWSVSASAASSGPITADLSIGAASSGALTASLDPLEIRLDWTPPGAAPVSLPIWPNADPAALAQEGAPLTIASAVKFGVDYMRSQDDGAKLIIDGLLELLGLLAAPGPDGDRAMVTPIGLFRDPVAWLKSDAVFGLAGGYDASRVGAAFDALRPFLGLSGAPGRWDVADGVAIELTGAGGVLDLGLALDSDAIGGGAEQLAFGGRFGLLISDTAPVAPNIAVFAGLPSAIQGRSAVHLNISAEVSLFLRNASGTDLPLYPNTPGLASLAGAAVETALPLALNALVDAGGTAGDVVAAVGDALVLREGTPLEFTGPRLSAWANDPEGELAARWPAITTGALNALANALAPVLPVGVSASSSAAGLDIIAGPITLSLETGPFRFAIGYSDTGLPFVETVTTAMAFDAGGLDEFTGSIGPALIDAGGASLFPVVSFEVGENITVPFVGLGLAIAGDGVQVLTLRTILDPLGFEVVFDDGDGPVSDPASVASGLLTLTVGLVVDFLRQTDPVQDLLETEIPGTGSSDIEDLLEGVILLDGDTSQLDLALFQLIPTPGQSASDIRDNFIARMIRLIENFADAGPSVTIDSILTVGLARDGNAIGVNVGLTSRLPLTSGDVVVSIENDSRWIKDAPPAGIVIGLVETSPTLGFAPSIAANGLGVRIGKDGAPLVDFGLSLGSIALHLFGRIGNGPPAGGVQVQLSDLAVSVSGGTGGNPVAQGIMDESSDSGQELAPMFSPALAIQKHGSDPVMVRLSAGEGDGPWWLSIKKGFGPLYVDQVGLGVTQTGEELEKISLLFDGNISIAGLTAAVDDLQLTYSLDAGPVYDPGSWSVDLSGLAVSADLSGVQLAGGLRKYSDPGNPENVEYVGMLLARFAAYGLSIYGGYASIEENDEGRYTAFFAYGAIVGPIGGPPAFFLTGIGGGFGINREIVVPDDLSKFDEFVMIKALDPSASAPSDPMAEMDSVRVTFPPRKGTFWFAAGISYTSFMIVDGVAVVAVEFGNGFELNIFGLARMALPRPQFRLVSIEIALVARFSTEEGVIWIQAQLTDNSWLLHESVRLTGGFAYVSWFGGPKKGEFVLTFGGYHPKFHRDGYPVVPRLGFHWQPTSNIVIKGGNYFALTSEAIMAGGGLEASATLGPAWAYVAYGCDVIIYFDPFRYEAEAYAKISAGVTIDVWIGKITIKISLGASIYVEGPEFRGEARFKVGPVKLKVKFGASSQSSPNYITWTDFVVKYLEEARPGTARALSAIAGNGALPPGGEEGTADGSIDHPFEVMSEFEMTVTTTLPADRLVVGTASPQNYSTLPLGLPPINASLDGSELSLSLIRVDTDAERINETGVTVLGRYTGKFPMAVWGPPQELDKKSMPKGEVLDALEGAHMTVKPSRIGRLPPEIAFNQVEAGPRKPLPFVTEATVRPGFLADIGGLVATVPGGLDPNEIFELEQNILAQNGLGKAALAGRANARVAPGRIGSLGERLAVPEAATLGNVLSAAPVKELDLSVKPPRAAAILSPEIRAEAAPRITTVRNTDQIQRVAAPSLAQMRAGLPSQLPAVLTRVDTAARGQKTVIAGTRPPVTQSARANASFVAGLGQDGAAAERLAAFDQVATGPARRAATDSALLTPGEIAIFDMPAARRSDPRLGAGTITTSGGAARVTAIGLGGAVLDTGKSERGRVSLPGRTSRIIIEALGDGGAKGGVTGWMAEQELAFVGWSRAIFAGGSVHAAGAQIGRRNEAAGLGWINAAKLTRQGRITTRFETFQPLLVLLLEGPVNPDAARDFALALTGAKETAAAPVVVNLGARTALILETTAVGKGGPVSVGVESKAPGRLAGVMLANGTADRFAELLGTRSLEELLDRPRAVGGKPVKIAWKKPPNKLKEAC is encoded by the coding sequence ATGAGCCTTGATGCTGCCGATTTTGGAGATCTTGAAGACGTCCTGAAGGCGCTTGGATTTGCCGGCGACAGCGGTGCGCTTAATGAAGATTGGCTGGCCGATCCGATCACCTATCTGAAGACGATGCTCGCCAATGAGACGCAGCGAGAAGCACTGCTGGCGGTCATGGATCGGCTTTTGGAAGGAGAAACCGAGATTGACGGCGAGGGCCATCAATGGCTGCCGGTCGTGGCAAGCGATGATGGCGCTGCGACTTTCTATTTTGTCATCGACGATGAGCCGGAAACCGAAGTTCACATCGGGCTTGGCGTGCGGCTGAAAACGACGGACCCAGACACGGCGACCTCGTTCTTCGTGCCCCTGTTCCGTGCCGCGAAAGAAGGCCACTCCGTCCCGGACCCGGTGTTGATCGGTCATCCGGGTGGCAAACTTATTCTGGCAAGCGAGATTGTCGTCGATCCCAATCCGCCCAGCGGCGAAGCGGGGCTAAGATCCATTGGTCTGGCCTTCACGACGCCCACAGCTGCGGGGGATGGCGATCCGGCGGTGGCACTGACACTTGGCGGGCTGTTTCTGCCGGGGTTCTCGGCACCGCGCGATTTCTCGCTCTCGGTCTCTGATCTTGATACGCTTGATGAGTCCGCGCTGGAGTTGATCCTTGGCATCATCCAGGCCATGGCGGATGGCGGTGCCACGCCCGAGATCACCGCGCTGGCCGGGCTTCTGGGGCTTGCAGGGTCCGTGCCGCCCCTTCCCATCGACGGGCTTGTCAATCAGGGGCCGCAGGTTCTGGCCGACTGGTTTGCAGCACTCATGGGCGACAGCGCGGCCAAGTCTGCTTGGCTGCAAGCGGCGGCCAACCTGATCGGAGGTGCGGCGAGCCTGTCGGGTGATACGCTTGCCATTGATCTGGGCGGCGGGGTCAGCGTGGATCTGGTGATTGGGGTCGTGACCGGATCGACCGGGCGGCCTGTCGTGACGCCCTCGATTTCTTTCGGGATCACGCAAGGGTCGGCCAGGGTCGAGGTGGCTGCGGACCTTCTGAAACTCGATCTGGGCACGGGTGCTGCGGTCGCCGTTCCTGCGCTGTCGGCGCAGGTGAGACTTGGCAATTCTGGCGCGCCGCTTCTTGTGGGCGATCCGGGGATCGAGGCTTTGCGCGCTGGTATCGCCCTTGGGCCGTTGCGCCAACCCATCGCGATCCTTGCGTTGGATCAGGTGGTGATTGCGGGCAACTCCTACGAGGTTCTGGACCTTTCCACCCCGGATGCCATAGCCGAAGCGGGCACGACGGTGATCGGCGACGTAATTGCGGACCTTCTGGCGCAGCTTGGCCCCCCCGGCACGGCGATTTCGGTTCTCTTGGGTATCGCGCCCCCTGCCGGCGCACCAGGACTGCCGACGTTAGACCTGTCTGCCTTTCTGGCTGACCCCCTGGCCGCTGTGCGAAACCACTGGCTTGGGCTTCTTGGCAGTCACGTTGGCGATATTCCGGAGGTTCTGGGCGCGCTGCGCGGACTGTTGGCCGATGCGGCGGTGGCGGCCGATCCTGTAACCGGGAATGGCACCATCGACACTCCTTGGCGGGTCGGGATCACGGGACCGGTTGCTTTGCTCATTCGTCAGCCCGATCCGGGCGTGATCGAGCTTGCCGTCGGACTTTCCGCGACGCAATCCGAGTTGGGCGAGCGCTGCACGGTGCTGGAAACCAGCATAGATATACTGATCATGCGGGCGGATCTGGCCGCACCTGACGCCGCCTTCGCCGCAAATGTCACCCTGACCATCGACGCCCGTGGGCGGGGCACGCGACGCACGGCATTGGGTGATGATCCGTTGGCGATTGCCGCAGATCGGGTGAGCGCCCGGTTCGGTTGGAGCGCCACAGAAGGTCTGTCAGTCAACTTTGCCGCGCCCAACCCCGCATTGATCGTTCGTGAAATCGAGATCCCGCTGGATATCCCAAACTTCGATCAAGGTTTTGACGCCCTGACACCCCAACAGTGGGATGCCATCGAAGAACTGATCGGACTTTTAGGTGCTTCCATTGCCGCGCCTTGGGCGTTGGATATTCTGACTGCCATTGGCTGGCGGCGCGCCGGAGTTCTGGCCGAAAACACCGCGATAAACCGTCTGGCGCTGTCCGATCTGATCGCCGACCCCGATGCAGCTTTGCGCGCTTGGCTTGGTCGGCTGATCAGTGATCCGGGCGGGTCACTGCGCAAGGTGTTGGAGCCTTTGGGCCGTGTGATGTCAGGCAGTCGCGAGCGATTTGGTGTGCTCTCCGGGCGTGGCGCGCCCGACGATCCTTTGCGCATGAACCTTGCGCCGGACCTGGGTGGTCCAGCTTTGGGGCTTTGGACGATGCCCGGGCGCGCAGTGCAGGGCGACGGGCAGGTCCAGTCAGAAGCGCTTCGACAGTGGCGACCCGGAGACGCGCCGCTCGATACGGCCTCGCTTGCCGCGGGTATCGTGGTCGAACTTGCGTCGCGCGAAGGTCTTGTTCAGGCAAGCGCGCGGATTGCTGCGTTGGCCGCCGGGATCGATGCACTTGAGGCACGGCTTTCGGGCACAGATGGCCTGATAGTGCCGCCGGATGTCCTGCCGGATGGTGCGACGCGTCATGAAATACCCAATGTCGCCGGACCGGGTCTACGCGAAGCCGTTGATCTTGAAGCCATATTTGGGAATCTACCCGGCACGATCCTTCATCTGGCCGTTGCAAACGAAGCCGACGCCTTCCCGTTTGATGCCGCACCTGAGGACCGCAGGATTGACTTGCGCCCCGCAGGCCGCGCGCCTGACACGTTCGAGGCACCGACCGCCGCGCCGGGCGAATGGTTCATCGCGCTTGGTCCTCGCGCGGATGTTGCGCTGTTGTCCGGCGATCCCGACGGCACCGGAGGGCAAACCGCGCGATTGGCCAGGATGTTCGCTGCGTTCTCGACGGTGGGCGGTGACGTTGCGGTGGTGGCTGATGCAGCGGGTGCCCATGCGGCGTGGTTGGCGGCTGAAAATGTCGGGGCAGGATCGGTCAACCGGCTTTTGACGCTTGGCATGCCGCTGGTTCCGGCGGCGTTTTCGATCTTCGATCTCAATCCCGGTGCCGAAGCCTTGCGAACTTTCCTGGGGCTGCTGCCCCCCGAAGACCCCGGCACACCTGACGATGATGCGCTTGGCTTTGCCCGCGCGGCGTTCGGCGCCTTGTCCGGTCTGTCGCGGTTCGCCGACCCGGCCGCCGAACTCAGCCCTCCTGCCAACCTGCCAGGAACCGTCGCTGCGGGTCTGAACCTGCACTGCGTCTATGGCATCTTTGACCGTGCGGCGATTCGGGCAGGTCTGACAGCCGCCGCCGCGGCCGGTCTCAGCGAACGGGCCAGCGTGCAAGCTGGTTTCGAGGCCAGCGCCACAGTGACGGGCGCAGGATTTGGTCTTCTTTTGCCGATTACACCCGCCAGCGGGGGACTTACCGTTTCGGGCCACGTGGCTGTGGAACTGGGTGCCATCGCGCTTGATCCTCTTCCGTCACTCACGGATGAGCGCAGCGTAAGACTGCATCTGGAGATCCGCCGGGATGGTGGTTGGCTGCTTGGTGGTCCGGGGTCCGGGGCAGGGGCGGCACAGGAACTGCGCTGGATCGCCGTCGATATCGCGGTGCCCTTGGGCGCGTCCGGGCCGGTAGAAGCCGAGATCAGACTGCATGATGCGGTTGTCTTTGGTCTGGCCCGCGATGTTTGGGTTCTGCGCGAAGCGGGGGCAGACGCCGCCGAGGGTGTGGTTACAACAGCGCTGCCCGAAGTGCGGGTGCTGCTGTCATCCGTCGTGACCGAAATCCTGAGCGATCCCAGCCCAGAGATGGGAGCGTTAGCCGATTTGCTAAGCGCGATCGGCGTTATTGATGATCTGGGCGGGCTGGTGGCCACAGCGCTGGATCGCGTGCTGCATGAACCCGATGCGCAGGTGCGCGACGCGCTTCTTAGCGCTGCAAGGGTCTTGGATTTGCAGGGTGCCGCTGACACGATATTCGCGGGTATTCCGGGTTTGAGCATCGACATCGCCGCCCGGTCTGTCTCGTTCTCACTTGCCGGATCGGCTCCGTCCCTGGGGCTGCCCAATTGGAGCGTTTCCGCCAGTGCCGCAAGCTCTGGCCCGATCACCGCAGACCTGAGCATTGGGGCTGCGTCCTCTGGTGCGCTGACGGCCTCGCTTGACCCCTTGGAGATCAGGCTTGATTGGACACCTCCGGGTGCGGCACCAGTAAGCCTGCCCATCTGGCCGAACGCCGATCCCGCTGCTCTGGCCCAGGAAGGCGCGCCGCTGACCATTGCCAGTGCGGTCAAATTTGGCGTCGATTACATGCGGTCTCAGGATGACGGTGCGAAACTGATCATCGACGGGCTACTTGAGCTGTTGGGGTTGTTGGCTGCCCCTGGCCCGGATGGTGATCGGGCAATGGTCACACCCATCGGGCTGTTCCGCGATCCGGTGGCATGGCTGAAAAGCGATGCGGTCTTCGGGCTGGCGGGCGGCTATGACGCAAGCCGTGTAGGTGCGGCCTTCGACGCGTTGCGCCCATTCCTCGGCCTGTCCGGCGCGCCGGGACGTTGGGACGTCGCGGACGGTGTGGCAATTGAATTGACTGGCGCAGGGGGCGTGCTGGATCTGGGATTGGCGCTGGATAGCGACGCCATTGGTGGCGGGGCGGAACAACTGGCGTTTGGTGGTCGGTTCGGGCTTTTGATTTCAGACACAGCACCGGTTGCGCCAAACATCGCCGTCTTTGCCGGGTTGCCAAGCGCAATCCAAGGGCGCAGCGCCGTGCATTTGAACATTTCCGCTGAAGTCAGCCTGTTTCTGAGAAATGCAAGTGGCACGGATTTGCCGCTTTACCCCAATACGCCGGGTTTGGCCTCGCTTGCGGGCGCGGCGGTCGAGACCGCGCTGCCCTTGGCCTTGAACGCGCTGGTCGATGCGGGCGGAACTGCGGGCGACGTTGTGGCGGCTGTGGGCGATGCGCTTGTATTGCGCGAAGGCACACCGCTTGAATTTACCGGCCCACGGCTGTCTGCGTGGGCAAATGATCCCGAGGGCGAGCTTGCCGCACGCTGGCCTGCGATCACGACCGGAGCATTGAACGCGCTCGCAAACGCGTTGGCACCGGTTCTGCCGGTCGGCGTGTCGGCTTCATCCAGTGCTGCCGGGTTGGACATCATCGCAGGACCGATCACCCTGTCGCTGGAGACCGGGCCATTCCGCTTTGCCATCGGATATTCCGACACCGGGTTGCCGTTCGTTGAAACCGTCACGACGGCAATGGCCTTCGATGCGGGCGGGTTGGACGAATTCACCGGCAGCATCGGACCTGCGTTGATTGATGCAGGCGGTGCAAGCCTGTTCCCTGTGGTTTCGTTCGAGGTCGGGGAAAACATCACCGTTCCCTTCGTGGGCCTTGGCCTTGCGATTGCGGGGGACGGGGTGCAGGTGCTGACGCTGCGCACAATCCTTGATCCGTTGGGCTTTGAGGTTGTGTTCGACGATGGCGACGGTCCGGTGTCGGATCCGGCCAGCGTGGCCTCTGGCCTCTTGACCCTGACCGTGGGCCTTGTGGTCGATTTCCTGCGCCAGACCGACCCGGTTCAAGACCTTCTGGAAACCGAAATACCCGGCACCGGCTCGAGCGATATCGAGGATCTTCTGGAAGGTGTGATCTTGCTGGATGGCGACACCAGCCAGCTTGACTTGGCACTGTTCCAACTGATTCCCACGCCGGGGCAGAGCGCCAGCGACATCCGCGACAACTTCATCGCGCGGATGATCCGGCTGATCGAAAACTTCGCCGATGCGGGTCCGTCCGTGACCATCGACAGTATCCTGACGGTGGGTCTGGCGCGCGATGGCAATGCGATTGGCGTGAATGTCGGGCTGACGTCACGCCTTCCGCTGACCTCGGGCGATGTGGTTGTTTCGATCGAAAATGACAGCCGCTGGATCAAGGACGCACCCCCGGCAGGGATCGTGATTGGGCTGGTCGAAACAAGCCCGACTTTGGGCTTCGCACCGTCGATTGCCGCCAATGGGCTGGGCGTGCGCATCGGCAAGGACGGTGCGCCGCTTGTCGATTTCGGCCTGTCGCTTGGCTCGATCGCGTTGCATCTGTTTGGCCGGATCGGCAATGGACCACCCGCTGGTGGTGTGCAGGTGCAACTTTCCGACCTTGCGGTCAGCGTCTCCGGTGGAACCGGCGGCAACCCTGTGGCGCAGGGCATCATGGACGAAAGCTCGGACAGTGGGCAGGAACTGGCGCCGATGTTCAGCCCCGCGCTTGCCATTCAGAAACACGGGTCCGATCCGGTGATGGTGCGGCTGTCGGCGGGCGAAGGCGATGGGCCATGGTGGCTGTCGATCAAGAAGGGCTTCGGGCCGCTTTACGTCGATCAGGTCGGACTGGGCGTAACCCAGACCGGTGAAGAGCTTGAAAAGATTTCGCTTCTGTTTGATGGCAACATTTCGATTGCCGGGCTGACGGCGGCTGTGGATGATCTGCAACTGACCTATTCGCTTGATGCCGGACCTGTCTATGACCCCGGCAGTTGGAGCGTTGATCTGTCAGGCCTGGCCGTCAGCGCCGATCTGTCCGGCGTGCAGTTGGCAGGGGGTCTCAGGAAATACTCGGACCCCGGCAATCCCGAAAATGTCGAATATGTCGGCATGTTGCTGGCGCGGTTTGCGGCTTATGGGCTGTCGATTTACGGCGGCTATGCCTCGATCGAGGAAAATGACGAGGGACGTTATACAGCCTTCTTCGCTTATGGTGCCATTGTTGGTCCCATCGGTGGGCCGCCTGCGTTTTTCCTGACAGGTATTGGCGGCGGGTTCGGCATCAACCGCGAGATCGTCGTGCCCGATGATCTGTCGAAATTTGATGAGTTCGTGATGATCAAGGCGCTTGATCCCAGCGCCTCGGCCCCGTCTGACCCCATGGCCGAGATGGACAGCGTGCGGGTCACGTTCCCGCCGCGCAAAGGCACGTTCTGGTTTGCCGCCGGGATCAGTTACACCAGCTTCATGATTGTCGATGGCGTGGCGGTCGTCGCGGTCGAGTTTGGCAACGGGTTCGAGTTGAACATCTTTGGCTTGGCCCGGATGGCGCTGCCGCGTCCGCAATTCCGGCTGGTCTCGATCGAGATTGCGCTGGTGGCGCGGTTCTCGACCGAAGAGGGCGTGATCTGGATACAGGCGCAACTGACCGACAATTCCTGGCTGCTTCATGAAAGTGTGCGGCTGACGGGCGGCTTTGCCTATGTTTCTTGGTTCGGTGGGCCGAAAAAGGGCGAGTTTGTCCTGACATTCGGCGGCTACCATCCGAAGTTCCACCGCGACGGCTATCCGGTGGTTCCGCGTCTTGGCTTTCATTGGCAGCCGACCAGCAATATCGTCATCAAGGGTGGCAATTACTTCGCGTTGACGTCCGAGGCGATCATGGCAGGGGGCGGGCTTGAAGCCTCGGCCACGCTGGGGCCAGCCTGGGCCTATGTGGCCTATGGTTGCGATGTCATCATCTATTTCGACCCGTTCCGATACGAGGCCGAAGCCTATGCCAAGATTTCGGCGGGCGTCACGATTGATGTCTGGATTGGCAAGATCACGATCAAGATCAGCCTTGGGGCCAGCATCTATGTCGAAGGGCCGGAGTTCCGTGGCGAGGCGCGCTTCAAGGTCGGGCCTGTCAAGCTGAAGGTAAAATTTGGCGCAAGCAGCCAGTCTTCCCCCAATTACATCACCTGGACCGATTTCGTCGTCAAATACCTGGAAGAAGCACGACCGGGCACGGCGCGGGCGCTATCGGCCATCGCGGGCAACGGGGCCTTGCCACCCGGTGGCGAAGAAGGCACCGCGGACGGGTCCATCGACCATCCTTTCGAAGTGATGAGTGAATTCGAGATGACGGTGACGACCACGCTGCCCGCCGACCGTCTGGTAGTCGGCACCGCAAGCCCGCAGAATTATTCCACGCTGCCGCTTGGATTGCCACCGATCAACGCCTCGTTGGACGGGTCCGAATTGTCGCTGTCGCTGATCCGGGTCGACACGGACGCCGAGCGGATCAACGAAACCGGCGTCACGGTTCTGGGCCGTTACACTGGCAAATTCCCGATGGCCGTCTGGGGTCCGCCACAAGAGCTTGACAAGAAGTCCATGCCCAAGGGCGAAGTGCTGGACGCGCTTGAAGGCGCGCATATGACCGTGAAGCCCTCGCGCATTGGAAGGCTGCCGCCCGAGATCGCCTTCAATCAGGTCGAGGCCGGACCGCGCAAACCCCTGCCATTCGTCACCGAGGCCACCGTGCGCCCCGGCTTCCTTGCCGATATCGGCGGGCTGGTCGCGACTGTGCCGGGCGGGTTGGATCCGAACGAGATATTCGAGCTTGAACAAAACATCCTGGCGCAGAACGGACTGGGAAAGGCGGCTTTGGCGGGACGCGCAAATGCACGGGTCGCGCCGGGCCGTATTGGCTCGCTCGGCGAACGGTTGGCGGTTCCCGAGGCAGCGACGCTGGGTAATGTCCTGAGTGCAGCGCCGGTGAAGGAACTGGACCTGTCGGTCAAACCGCCCCGCGCTGCCGCAATCCTCAGCCCCGAAATCCGCGCCGAGGCCGCGCCAAGGATCACCACTGTCAGAAACACCGATCAGATCCAGCGCGTGGCCGCCCCAAGCCTTGCACAGATGCGGGCCGGCCTTCCATCACAACTTCCTGCGGTCCTGACCCGTGTCGACACCGCTGCGCGTGGTCAGAAGACGGTCATTGCGGGCACCCGCCCACCTGTGACGCAATCGGCGCGGGCCAATGCAAGCTTTGTGGCGGGGCTTGGGCAGGATGGTGCGGCGGCAGAGCGTCTGGCGGCGTTCGACCAAGTGGCAACCGGGCCTGCCCGGCGCGCGGCAACGGACAGCGCACTTCTAACACCCGGCGAGATCGCCATCTTTGATATGCCAGCCGCCCGCCGCTCGGACCCCCGCCTTGGGGCAGGGACCATCACGACTTCGGGCGGCGCGGCGCGCGTCACGGCGATCGGGCTTGGCGGTGCGGTTCTGGACACTGGCAAGTCTGAGCGCGGGCGGGTCAGTCTGCCGGGCCGAACCTCGCGGATCATTATCGAGGCCTTGGGCGATGGCGGTGCCAAGGGCGGTGTCACGGGCTGGATGGCCGAACAGGAACTGGCCTTTGTTGGCTGGAGCCGCGCGATCTTCGCTGGAGGTTCGGTCCACGCGGCGGGCGCGCAAATCGGGCGACGGAACGAGGCCGCAGGGCTGGGGTGGATCAACGCGGCCAAACTGACGCGTCAGGGTCGGATCACAACCCGGTTCGAGACATTCCAGCCGCTGCTGGTGCTATTGCTGGAAGGCCCGGTCAATCCCGACGCCGCGCGCGATTTTGCGCTGGCTCTGACCGGCGCAAAGGAAACCGCTGCCGCGCCGGTCGTGGTGAATCTGGGCGCGCGCACCGCGCTGATCCTTGAAACGACCGCAGTTGGCAAGGGCGGCCCGGTCAGCGTCGGCGTGGAAAGCAAAGCGCCCGGGCGACTTGCCGGCGTTATGCTGGCGAATGGAACAGCGGATCGCTTTGCAGAGCTTTTGGGAACCCGCAGCCTGGAAGAGCTTTTGGATCGGCCTCGGGCGGTCGGCGGCAAACCGGTGAAAATTGCCTGGAAGAAACCACCGAACAAACTGAAGGAGGCGTGCTGA